One region of Citrus sinensis cultivar Valencia sweet orange chromosome 6, DVS_A1.0, whole genome shotgun sequence genomic DNA includes:
- the LOC102620283 gene encoding uncharacterized protein LOC102620283, with the protein MGRGSNNSGGLHGGSTVYRRLGSAQQLFYNLSTSRFYSGFYNPLPLQSYVPEAAPYNIPQPYSVKHLDSAVEDDDCLLSCAAFFKASPSFYKFVLKRYFQ; encoded by the exons ATGGGCAGAGGCAGCAATAACAGTGGAGGGTTACATGGAGGAAGCACAGTGTATCGACGCCTTGGATCAGCTCAACAACTCTTCTATAACCTGTCAACTTCCAGATTCTACTCTGGGTTTTATAACCCACTCCCTCTGCAAAGTTAT GTGCCTGAGGCTGCCCCATACAATATTCCTCAACCATATAGTGTCAAGCATTTGGATAGTGCAGTTGAGGATGATGACTGCCTTCTTTCTTGTGCTGCCTTCTTTAAAGCATCTCCttcattttacaaatttgtaCTCAAAAG